The region CTCCTCGGGATCGTTCGCACAGGTTGCCCCATCGTCCACGAGCCCCCGCAGGTACGCGCAGCCGGCGCCGGGTTGGTCACACCTGGCCGCGTCGCGCTCGATCGTTGCGAGCGCCGTGACCTCGCCTGGCACCGCGTCCAGACGGCCCGTGCGCGCTGCGACCACCGCGATCTCCGTGGGCGCTTTCCGCGCCCCGATCGCGCTCGGCGTCGCGACCCCGTCGCCCCTGACCACCGTGATCGCGCTCCGCTCGGCCCGGCCTGCGGCCGGCCCTGGGCTCACCGGCCTCGCGTTCGGCGCGGCCCGACCGCTTCGTGCCTCGCGGCGGTTCTCCTTGCTTAGCACCGCGATTACGCGGTGTCTCGCCCCGCTTCGGTTCGACGATCGCGACACCCGTGGGTTCGCGGGCGCCGGTCAGGCGTGCTAGTTCGGCGTCGTCCGGGCCCACCGTCGTGGTCGTGGCCGTGACCCCGGCCTGGTTCGCCATGGTGCGGAACGCCTGCTTCTGGTCCTCGGTGACCAGCGTGACGACGGTGCCCGTCGCCCCGGCGCGGGCCGTGCGGCCCGCTCGGTGCAGGTAGTCCTTGGGGTCGGCCGGCGGCTCGACGTGCACCACGAGGCTCACGTCGTCGACGTGGATGCCGCGCGCGGCCACGTTGGTCGCCACCAGCGTCTCGGTCTGGCCGGTCTTGAACTCGTCGAGTATCCGGGTTCGCGCGTTCTGGGCCTTGCCGCCGTGCAGCGCCCCGGCCCGGATCCCGGCCGCGCGCAGCTTCTTCGCGAGCCGGTCGGCGTGGTGCTTGGTGCGAACGAACATGATCGTGCGTCCCTCGCGGGCCGCGATCCGGGCCAGCACGGCCTGTTTCGCCGCCGCGGACACCAGGAGTTGGTGGTGCTCCATGCTGTCCACGCTGGCCGCCGGGGGCGCGAGCGAATGCACCACCGGGTTGGTCATGTAGCGCTCGACGAGCTTGTCGACGTCGCCGTCCAGCGTCGCGGAGAACAGCAGGCGCTGGCCGTCGGAGGGCACCAGGTCGAGCAATTCGCGCACCTGCGGCAGAAAGCCCATGTCGGCCATCTGGTCGGCCTCGTCGAGCGCGGTGCGCTCCACATCGGACAGAACGCAGGT is a window of Saccharopolyspora phatthalungensis DNA encoding:
- a CDS encoding DEAD/DEAH box helicase, which codes for MPSSSSATPARSSRRPRRRRPRSQPPAPKRSLFDEVGVTAVDPAPFDQLGLPERLVRALAANGMVEAFPIQAATIPDALTGQDVLGRGQTGSGKTLAFGLPLLAMQQGSARPLRPRGLVLVPTRELATQVTDALKPLAKALGLYVREVVGGTSFTRQADTLRRGVDVLVATPGRLADHVRQGTCVLSDVERTALDEADQMADMGFLPQVRELLDLVPSDGQRLLFSATLDGDVDKLVERYMTNPVVHSLAPPAASVDSMEHHQLLVSAAAKQAVLARIAAREGRTIMFVRTKHHADRLAKKLRAAGIRAGALHGGKAQNARTRILDEFKTGQTETLVATNVAARGIHVDDVSLVVHVEPPADPKDYLHRAGRTARAGATGTVVTLVTEDQKQAFRTMANQAGVTATTTTVGPDDAELARLTGAREPTGVAIVEPKRGETPRNRGAKQGEPPRGTKRSGRAEREAGEPRAGRRPGRAERDHGGQGRRGRDAERDRGAESAHGDRGGRSAHGPSGRGARRGHGARNDRARRGQV